CATGCGCAGTAACCTGCCCCTCCTTGGGTTGTCCGTTTGCCGCCGTTGTACCTACTTTGCAAGGAGGGATGTTTTTCATGGACACCGTTTCCAGCACGCTGACGGTCACCTTTCAGGCCCCCTACTGGGTGGGCATCTGGGCGCGCACGTCGCAGGGCGTCACCCAGTACGCGCGCATTGTCTTCGGTGCGGAGCCGCGCGATTATGATGTGTACGCCTGGGTGCTCACAAAGCACCGCACGCTGCGTTTTAGCGATGCGGCGCCTGCCGATATGCCGCGCGCATGCGCCAACCCCAAACGCCTGCAGCGCACCATTGCGGCCCAGATGGCCCAGCGCGGCGTATCTACCAAGGCTCAGCAAGCGCTGCAGCAGACGCGCCAGCAGGCCGCGCTGCAGCACAAACGCGCCCGCAGCGCCCAGCGCAGCGAGCAAGCGCAGCAGCGCTATGTCCAGCGTCAGCTGAAAAAGAAACAAAAACGCAGGGGCCACTAATGCGCAAAAAGAGGACAGCGAGTCCATCGCTCGTCCTCTTTTTGCATGGCGGCGCACACGCTTCAAACACGCAGACCCCGCTCCATCGCAAATAAGCGCCGCGCATGCGCAAGGTAGCGGTACACACTCGCCTCGCCGGCGGGGATCAACAGCGCTGCGCGCTGCACGCGCGCGGAAATATCCCCGCGCGCAACCGGCGCGCCTGGGTGCAGCATGTAGACCAGATGCACCGCCATGACGGCCTCCCTGCCGGCGGGCAGACGCGATAGCTGCTGCAGCGTACGCTCCACCGCCTCGAGGTCCTGCAGCTCGGCAGCGCGCTGCGCCATCGCCTGTTTTTCCTGCTGTGCGCCGCCGCCCTGTTCGATGGTCTGCGCCCACATCTTGCGGCGGTAGGGCTCCGGCCCGCCCGCCGCCGCGTAAAACGCAAAGGCCGCGGCGGCATAGTCCCGCGTGGGGTTCTTTTTCACACGCGCACCCCCTTTACACCAACAGCGCGTAGAGCAGCAGCGCAAGGCACGCGGCGCCCAGCACGCACAGCGCCACACACTGCGCGCGCACACGCAGGCGCAGCTGGTTGCAGGTGTTGCGCAGCGCCGCAATGCGCGCCCGCTGGCGGTGTTCATCCGCCCACAGCAGCGCCGTGCGCTTCTCAAAGAGGTTGTCCAGCGGCGCGTCCGGCAATTTGGGCACTGTCTGCATGCTACGCCTCCGCTCCGCGCCCCACCAGCTCATCCAGCGACACCTCCAGCGCATCGGCAAGCAGCCATGCGGAGTAGAGCGAGGGCATGCGGCTGCCGCACTCGTAGAGGCTGATCTGGCTCTGGGGAATCTGTGTCATTTGCGAGAGCGCCACCTGGGTCAGTCCGCGGGCCTTGCGGCACTTGCGGATGGTTTCATTTGCCTGAATTTGTAGCATACGTTGCTATCCTCCCATCGTATTTTGTGTAACAGAGGTTGCTCCGGTTGACCCCATGACCCATAACGCGTACAATATATTGTAGAAAATGAACGAAAGCGCATGGGGAACTTCTGTTCGCTATGGCCACACTATACTTGATTAGTTTCAAGTAGTCAAGTGCTTTTCTGTGATTATTATCCCGTATTGATTGAGGTTGCTATGGAGTTTTCCGCACGTATTCTGCAATACATGGCCGAGCGCGGCACGTCGGCCTACAAAATCGCCAAGGAAACGGGCATTTCGCAGAGTACCTTCAGCAAATGGAAACGCAACCCCACATCCAAGGTTTCGATGGAGGTTGCGGGCAGAATTGCGGATTATTTTGGCATCACCATCCAGGAGCTGCTCGATCCCGCGCGTGCGCAGGAGCTGGCCGCGGCGCAGTTGCAGGATGGTTTGGATTACAGCGGCCTTTCGGAGGAATCCCT
Above is a window of Maliibacterium massiliense DNA encoding:
- a CDS encoding YjdF family protein, which produces MDTVSSTLTVTFQAPYWVGIWARTSQGVTQYARIVFGAEPRDYDVYAWVLTKHRTLRFSDAAPADMPRACANPKRLQRTIAAQMAQRGVSTKAQQALQQTRQQAALQHKRARSAQRSEQAQQRYVQRQLKKKQKRRGH
- a CDS encoding helix-turn-helix transcriptional regulator; the encoded protein is MLQIQANETIRKCRKARGLTQVALSQMTQIPQSQISLYECGSRMPSLYSAWLLADALEVSLDELVGRGAEA
- a CDS encoding helix-turn-helix transcriptional regulator — translated: MEFSARILQYMAERGTSAYKIAKETGISQSTFSKWKRNPTSKVSMEVAGRIADYFGITIQELLDPARAQELAAAQLQDGLDYSGLSEESLAEVKRYIALLRLRDAQQRK